AACAAGTAGTGAAGGCTTTCTTCCTCCCCTGTGAGGAGCGCATATGATGGACAGCATAGAGGACATGACCATAGGAAGCCATGATGCCAAGGAAAGGGACCAAAAGAAACAGGTTGGTGCTGAAGAACACTGTGTACTCATAGGCCCAGGTATCCATGCAGGCCAGAGGCACCATGGCTGGGATATCACAAAAGAAATGATTAATGATTCTGGACTTGCAATAGGGCATAGAGAGTGCATATACTGTATGGAAAATGGAATTGATGGATGAAGAAACCCAGGACCCAGAAATCATCAGCAAATACATTCTCTTATTCATGAGAATGTGATAGTGGAGGGGGCGGCAAATAGCCACATAACGGTCAATGGCCATCCATGCCAGGAGTAACGCTTCAACACCACCTATGAGTAAAAAACAGAAACTTTGGAATCCACAAGCCACCAAAGAAATGGAATTGTCCCCAGATAAGAAGTTGGCAGCCATCTTGGGAACTGTACAGCAAATGTACATTAGGTCCATGAGAGAGAGCTGACTGAGCAGGAAGTACATGGGGGTGTGGAGGTGGTGATCCAGCCAGATGAGGAGAATCATTGTTGAGTTACCCAGGAAGGCGATTAGGAAGATGAGGACaaccaggaggaagaggagcaggccAGTTTCGTTTGGGGGAAATATCCCTATTAAGAAGAAACCAGTTGTGGTTTGATTCCATTTCTCCATAAGGAACTTTCCAAATTATTGTTCTGAAAGACAAAAGCAGTGAATGGAAAGGCACTTTGGAgcaaaaaaagaatttctatgAGTTCTCCTGGGTCCTTTATTCATTAACATCTCCCAGCCCCAAACAGAAATACAAAAACCTCACactgatatgtatatatgtttttggaTGAGTAGATTTCAATATCTGAAGCCCAGCTTATTTTGTGTGAAGTACCTGTAATTGATATCTGaatgtatgcacatgcatgtatatatatatgtgtgtgtgtgtgtgtgtgtgcatgtgtatatgtgggtatgtgtatgtatgtgtgtttatatgtatatgtgtgtgtatttctttattttcaatggcttttattttccttttttctgcctTTACTTGTGATTTCAATTGTCTAGGAAGTTATAAGTGATGAATTCCCTCTCTGAATGTGGATCAGAACCTGCTCTGTAAGGTAGAGACTTAGAGAGGTATCCAGCTGCCCAGAATCACCCAGCCAGAATGTGTTAGAAGCAGGAGTGGAAGgcagatcttccttactctacAGTTACCTCTCTAGCACCAATGTCATGGCCACCTCTCATGGCTTTTTGTACTTCTTCAAATGTTATTATAGTTGTTGGTGCGAAAGTGATATGGGAgaagtgatacacacacacatgtattatagctgtatacatacacatatgcattgttgttcagtcatttagttgtgtccaaATCACTGTGACCCTGTGAATCATACTGATGTGGTTTTCtcggcaaggatactagagtggtttgccatttccttttccagtggattaggTAAAcagacatgcatgcatacatatgtgtgcatgtacatgaaattaatttttaaagtatttattagattcttactgtgtgccaggacttaggataaaaatgtaaaaagaaagccCTTACCCTCCAGGAGCCTACAtttgaataatatatgtaaatatgtgtaaatatatgtaaaaatgtgATGGCAAGTTTTGAATTGGAAACTGATTTGGATGGTTAATGTATGTATAGGGCAATTTAGTGACATGTGATTGCCAGGGCTGGGACATGTGTGTGGCTTAAGAATAAAAATTAGTGGATTCAGGTTGGGCCAATGATGGAGAAATTTCCCCATGCAGGAGATCACACACCTTGAATGGGAGCTGGGGagctgtgtctgaggcaggaggcAGAGTGTGAAGAAAACCAGTGACATCCATCTCCttcccaatacacacacacacacacacacacacacacgcactcacatgcatgcatgcatgcatgcacaaaAAGTGTAGAAAGAGGCGTGAGCAAGATGTGATAAGAAAAgatttctcttgtttattttataaatattttataaattgtgtTGGGAGCTCagagtttattgattaattaatgaagGATACTTTAATATAAGTGATTTGTGTGGAAATATTCTATATTCCTTAGTCACCTTAAAACTAGGATGATAATGTATAATAAAATCAACCAGTACAAGGAAGGGGAGGTATCCATACAGGGTATTGACAAAGTGCTCAGTTTACTCTTAAATTATATTGACAGTATTCATGTGATCTGTTAGTTTTGAAACCCTGTcaacaaatttaataaaataatgctCCCTAACTTACGTTTGATGGAGCCatactgtttttttgttttccttgcttccttttctagatgttcatttAGGATTTAAGCTTCAACTTTAGTATTTGGTCTTCCAGTGAATaacttgaattaatttctttaagtattgattgatttgaactCCTTGCTGTTCTAGGGTCTCAaaatcttctctagcaccacagttCAAAAG
This Trichosurus vulpecula isolate mTriVul1 chromosome 2, mTriVul1.pri, whole genome shotgun sequence DNA region includes the following protein-coding sequences:
- the LOC118836203 gene encoding olfactory receptor 2L3-like — protein: MEKWNQTTTGFFLIGIFPPNETGLLLFLLVVLIFLIAFLGNSTMILLIWLDHHLHTPMYFLLSQLSLMDLMYICCTVPKMAANFLSGDNSISLVACGFQSFCFLLIGGVEALLLAWMAIDRYVAICRPLHYHILMNKRMYLLMISGSWVSSSINSIFHTVYALSMPYCKSRIINHFFCDIPAMVPLACMDTWAYEYTVFFSTNLFLLVPFLGIMASYGHVLYAVHHMRSSQGRKKAFTTCSTHLIVVTFYYAPFVYTYMRPPSLRSPEEDKNLAVFYTILTPMLNPIIYSLRNKEVLGALQRVFGRFLPQKEYVET